GTTTCATAGCGAGTCAAGTCTAACTTGAGCTCGGTACTGCATGGGCTCGACTCGGATTGATTATGCCCTCGTCTTCTCGATGGAAAACTCGTAAGTACGGAAAagtttcatcatcatcatcgatcTCAATCACTCTTAGCCAGCATTTCACATCTACGACCTAGACAATACAGGATTCCAGAGGCAGTGGACCCAGCTAATACATATCTACCGCCCGGACATCAAATCAAGGTGCATACAAGGACACTACAAGATGGCCTGGATTGCATCTCGACAATCCTCTCAGGGGTGCGGGCTTTTCGTCGTGCAACAATAACAACCAAAGATTATCAAGGGAAGCATGCGGTGACTGATGCTCGACTGTTTGATAATGTTCTGCTGGGACTGGGATAAGCAGATCCACCAACTCGTTCCATCCACATTGCCTGGGTAATACAAGTGAGCATCCTCTTATTTCTCATCAGGGGGCCAGATCTCACCTTTACTTGGATAGCCCCACCAGCTTTATTTATACGGCCACACCGCAGTTTCCTGAATCGAAATCTCCATTTTAGTCATTCTAGGGAATTGCAAAGTCAAATTCCTAGGAGGACGATCGAGGTATGGACAAGTCTACCCAGTTTTGAGAGCAGAGATGAGAGCACCCCAATGGGCATTACGATTGGCACCAGACATGGTAATACCTCATCTTCTTCGTAAAGGGGACAACCAAACAGCCGTTAAATGTTTTGGATGCTCAAACAGATCTGGATCCATGGGAGACTAAAATCAGAAGTACACAATGCATCCACCATTTGCTGCCCACACCCCTGATGAAAACAGAGATGAATATGCAAAACAGAATCTCACAATTTAGCACTCTGGTGCCTCTCAAATTTTCCTGGGGGTATCTTCCTTCAATGATACCCACCTGTATTCTAGAAGCTGTAAGAAAAGGATGTATTAATTGCATGGGATCAACAAGCTTTAATTTTccagaggaaaaacaaaaaggaaagccCCCAAGTCCCATCTGGAGTAGAATTGAGACCATGCTGTCATGAAAGATCCCAAGGACaagactttgaaaatttgtgccCCCAATGAAATTGGGCTAATGACATTCACAATGTTGTCAATGTCAATGATTTATCACCTACACAATTGTCGCATGGGTTTAGAAACATTATACGAAGAGTTTCTCAACCATCTATTAAGAATGTATTCAATAAGATACTATTCTTACAAATAACACATAAATTGGAAAACAATAGTACACAAGTCTATTGCAGCAAAggaaatccaaaattttcagctgGAAAGAAGAAGATTCGAATCAACTGACGCTGCAAATCCACTGGATTGAGAACATATAAATGTTGAAATCAGGAAGACACTTGGTGCCTTCATTGGAGGATTTGACTACCATAATCATCATTGAACTTATCATAGAGATGGGCATGCAGATGAGCTGATGGCCTTGTGTTCTTCAAAGCCACCTCAATATCTTCAGGTTTAATTGGTTCCACATTCGGTAGCTCTATAATGTAACGGCATTCATTGATCAGATTAACATAATCAAAAGTTCTTAATTGTCCTCTTTCGAAGAGAATTCAAACACTTCAAAAGATATATATAAAGAGAAACTCCTGCATGTCCTATTTGAGCAGGCAGAAATACAAGACGTGTATTTACAAGTAATTGCAGAACATGAGGAACTGGAGATGTATACAGCTTTCAACACTCGAACTTTGAAGTTgaacaaaattaacaaaacaatgTTCCCCTCAATTTATGAATTACTTTTGTCTTATCATCTACAATGTGTCTGtttcatcgaaaattaaaaagtacCAAGTTTTATTTAATAACTTCACCAAATATTTGATAGGCTAGACATTCTcgtgaaattaaaattttgaagaggCCTATAAATTAAACAGAAGTGTTGAAAATGGAAGATTAAGAATTCATCAACTTTCACAGGCATCGTATTCTATATACAAGAAAATGTGACACAatttaatgttttctttttctttgtctcgTTTTAGTCAAGCCTTGCAGTTACTTTGGGAAGTTTTCTGTAAGCTAGGCACAATACTTTCTTCAAAAGTGCAGAAAATACAGGAAaacgaaaatgatttttcaagcaCTCTTCATGCTCTTCCATCTCCAAGTATGCATTGACATGGTTCAAAAGCTTTGCGGAAGCTTCAACAAAAGAGAGGTGAGAACAGCTGCTAAATGCGAGTAAGAAATAGTGAGAGTGGAAACcatcaaaagaacaaaacatattTTTCAGTTGAGTCTTGCAAAACTTCAGCTACCAAACATGTCCTGAAGTTCTCAATACAGGAGTTGGAACACAGGTTATTGAGTAAAAGCTAACATGACTTGTTCTTTGTCCTGCTGTCAAAATTTTGATCAGAGAAGAAGTCTGACGATTACTCGAAAGTAATGGTCATCCAATTTCCATGCAATGTCTTATTGAAACAAATTGTTTTGCATGTGCCATCTGATGACATTAACTTATGACAGCAACAAGTAATCTAGGAGCCAGGTTGATATCATCTTCCCAAAATGTCAAGGAGCATGCCAATCTAATTGGTTAATGGCTTACATCCCCTCAAGAAAAGTTTCAATATCTTGCAAAGACACCTACCCACCTCAATGGATATGCATGTCTAAAACTATCATGATGTTGCACAAGAATATGTCATAACAATTAACTCCGAAATTATCTGTCTATAGTCGGTGAAAAATGTGTCTTAGATAAGATGGGTACCTTCCTCTCGAACCACTTCCTGTCGGTCCTCAAGAAGTGCCATTAACCTTCTTAGAGGTTGCATAGCAGCCTCCTTGGATACTAACCTAATGTCTGAACCGGAATATCCTTCAGTTCTTTCGACCAATAAATGATATGGAAGTGCCTCTTCACCAGGCACTTGGGGTAGTAACTCCTCAAACATGGCTCTTCTTGCTTCAGGTTCTGGAAGTGGTACAAGGATCTATAGCAGTCAAAGGAGAACGAATGGCTGTACAGATCTTCATACTAATCTTTCAAGATGTTGTTTTTAGACAGAAGCCAGCTATCAAGCTAAATGTACTGAAAATACATCCTTGACGATTCTTAAGCGTGCTAATAGACTAAAAGTAATTTAACATACATCCATGAGGCACATTGACTATTTATCATGCAACCAAAGGGTATTTGATCAGGATGACAACCTCTTCGTTACGCAAATCTTGCACAAGACAGATGTTTATAAATGtgtcggcatgagtcatgcagagttacatctctttttcttttaactatGTTTATGATGGGAATCAAATCATTTCCCTGTTAAAATCACATAATAAGGATACTCGCTTTTCAAGACGACGGAGCATGGCTGCATCCAACTCCCAGGGGAGGTTAGTTGCCGCCAATACAAACACAAGTTCATTTGTCCGTGTCAAACCATCCATCTGCAGCAGATTAAGCACGCATTATTTTCAGGTGGAACATTGCAATCacattgagaaaatgagagagaacttTCAGTCAGGGGTTCATAAATAATTGGAGAGAGTTTGGGGACACTAATGGCCCCGCTACTGAAAAGTAAAAACAGTTAAAATCTTGCGCTCAATATCTTCAGGAAACTGCTACATATAATTGTACTTCAGAAAACTTTTACCAtcaagaaaaatgtcaaaattccCTGAACCCATTGAATACCCCATTAATTTCATCAACCAAATAAGAGACAGGCCAAAACAAGAGTAGGTGTTCCAAATGTGGGCTCTTTGCATTCTATGTAGTAGAGAACACAACCCTCGTCATGCATATGGGTTTATATTCACACACACAAGTTCTCTCCTCAATCACTAAGCCAACCCTGTAGGTTTACAAGCGTTTGGTTTTAGCCAATGAACTAGACCATATACTCACTCCCTCACTCTCGCATAACCTTTTTCTTTAATGACTTTCTTTCTGTTTGTGTCTCACCCAGAATTGTCTCTAAGTATCAAAGGTACTAAAAAGTAACCAACATTTTCGAGATCAGGCTAAGTGTATGATTAGAAGAGGTAGAAGTGAGGGACAGATTTTGGGCTTAAAGAAGGTTGCTGATATCAGCAACTTTCATTTGCTTGGGACCCTCTATTTTCGACGAGTATAAACATTCAAActgggataaaaaaaaagttcgctATTTCTGCTAGTTTTGCTGCAAAAAGCCCATTCTAACCTCAGGTTGGGTTCACTAATACAAAATTGTCATCAACTTCCGTCTACCCTATTTATTATggctttcaattttcttccacTAATTTTATCATGGTTGCATGTTAACTGTGACAACCTAGAAATAGTATTACAAGACTATCAAAATGGtctctttcttttcaataaaattttccaTAACAGTCATATAACAcagaaatttcaaacttatGAGGGATACAGAAGTATTTCACATTAACACTATAACCacatatttaatatattttctcgTATCAGCCTTTGTCCCTTCTCATCCAAAAAAACTGATTATAACAAAATTTCGTCTCTCCAATTTCCATCTCCACCAATTTCTATCCTTGTTCTTTCCTTCCATAATTTGCTCCAAAACATGGCATAAGAGTAAGAGGAATGTGGCAGTTTAATCTGAAGAGACAACATGTTTTCAAAAAAGATATGTTTGGGAAAGTATAGAGGGGATGaaaatttggataaaaaattaataaaaaatttaaaattgttgATAAGGCAAAGGAGGGAAGATTTAAATTTTGAGGCATTTTCCACCCCAATTTTCTTGTTCCCCTCCTCCCAAACATAGCCTAATGCAGAGAATAATTATGTCTTTATTACACTATCTAAGCGTCACTATACTTCATCGAAAGCAGACCAATACCGGCGTTGAACTAATGTACCACTACTCATTCTGAAAAAGTGGTAGAACCGTGGAAAACGGATTCTAGAagattcatttttatttttatataattatttattttccctccatcggtcttgcttttattttatttatttttgagttcatcgaccgccgaccccaactagtttgagataaaggtgatgttgatgttgatgttgatgtatgTTCGATTAAAACTTGGAGATTTCCCTAAAACCAAACATACCTTAAGAAAGTCGAAGTTTGACATTGATGCCAATTGAGAGACAATTGATGccattgaaaatcaattttatgcAGAGCCATTTTTTATGAGGAACTAACAGGGAAACAGGTCAACCAAAAACAATGAAGGATATTGCTATATAACATACCATGGGCACGGAGAGACATGTCAATCTATCTACATCATTCCAGAATGAGGACTATAGAACAGTACAGAACGAACATCACCTGAATAAGTAGCTCAGTCTTCAAACGCCTACTAGCTTCATGCTCACTACGGGCCTCACCACGGTGACtaatgattgcatcaatttcatCAAGAAATATTGTTGATGGTGCATGGTGCCTTGCAAGGTCAAATAGGACTCTTATCAACTTCTCTGAATCACCTGCCATATcataaagaaaatggaaatcaAATTTACTTGAATTCAATTTGCATTACCAGATCATGCATGGATTCGACAGAAAAGTTACAATATAAAACAAATCTTCACTTCGCCAAAGACTGTACTTCAGAGCAGCAAGTCGAAGAAATAGATTGTGTTCGCCTTCTTCAAAATGCCTCATCCATAATAATGGACCCAACAAGAAACAGAAAGTAAGAGATGTGTGACCTGTTAATCTTAATTGACTCTTACCGCGCCATTTGCTGACAACTGATGATGCAGATATGTTAAAAAACGTAGTATTGCATTCAGTTGCAATAGCCTTTGCAAGCATAGTCTGCAGCATAGGAAGTTAATTCATCAATCAGTTCAACAACTAAACAAACAACAGAAGAACCATGCAAATATTCAGAGACTAATCAGCGGACCCTTTTTAACCCAGCTGAGAAAGAATGGCCTTTTACCAGGCAAAAAAAGTACATACTGAAAATCAAGAACCAATTCACTAAATCCAAGTGGACAACAGTCATATGATGGCCCCCATCATCTAAGACGCCCTCTTAAAGAACGCATGAATTATTGGGTGGTCTTAGCTTCTCTCATCTCCCATCCCAAGAGTTAGGTCAAAGGATGAGGCTTTTCCTCACACTTATAGACCAAACACCAACCCCTCCCACAATTGATGTGGGACAACCCTAACAATCTCCCCATCACACATCAGGCCTTGAGTTAGAGAAGCAACAACCTGTATCTCTCCCATGTGACTATTGGGTCCAGACTTATTGATAACCCGGGTTCTCTGATACCGGTGTTAGGTGATCTTAGGCCTCTGTCATCCCAAAATCTAACTCAAAGGATGAGGATCCCTCACATTTATAATCTAGCTACCAGCCCCTTCCACGACCGATGTGGAATAACCCAACAATCTTCTCCTCATACATCGGGCCCTGGGTCAAAGCAGCAACAACCCATATCTCTCCCGTGTGATTGTTGAGTCCAGACTTGTTGGTAACTTGGACTTCAATACCGGTGTTGGGTAGTCTTGGGCCTCTCTAatcccaaaagctagctcaaagtaTGTGAGTCTTTCCCTCGCACTTATGAACCGATCACCAGCCCATTCCATAACCGATGTAGGACaacctcaacaatctccccctcacacatCGGGTCTTgttctaaaggaagaaaaatagaagGCCCGTCTCTTAAAGATCCAAAAGAGACCATATTACATGTCTCAACATGTAATTATTTAGCAATTGTCCGAATAATATTTTGCAGATATGGTCATTTAGAAAATTTCAGCTAACCGGAAATGAGTCGTTGTGGTGGATGACAATGACTACGACCATGAAACAACAATTATGACCACGATCATACTATTACCAGCCTTAAATACTGCATCTTCCTGCTAAGCCCTCTaataattgaaagtatttgccaagagtttcatcattttcttcaacTGTTCAGAACTTGTCATCAGGAGATAACATGGATTTCTAAAACGGTGGATCTGCGAGTGTTTGACTATAATTTTGTCCTGACCTACAAGTTTAACCGAATATGTGTGCCTAGAGTAGCAGGAGAAGTAGCATTTCTTTCTCCCCTTCAACCATTTCACATGACAGTTAGGTGCTTCATGTTCGGCATACAGTAAGAATGCTGTACAAGCATTGCACTGACATCCATAGCTGCACAATGCTTGGGTATGCATTCATCTAGGAGATTTAGTAATCCATATGCTTCTTCCAAAAGCATTGTTCATCAATAAATTCATAACTTGCACAATTTCAAGGATGGCATAGCCCTGGTCCAAGTCGAATGGTCAGCCAAACTTACCCAGCATGCATGTGCATGTCTTATCCAGGAGACGAGAGCAAGTTTTTGTCTAAAAGTATCTCAGACCATACATAGCTTTCTGAATGTCTCTTAACGTTGAGACAGCAGTTTTGAGAAAGCattgtcaaattgatacattcaTTCGAAAAATCATTGCTTTTCCACGAAAGAAATTTGTAGTTCTGACattttcaaacaaataaaaagggtGCTTAATAGAAAGTATGAATACCTGGTACTAAATCTACAGTCATCAAGATGCCAAAGATGTACTAAATGGGCAACACATAAAATTGGCAAAACGATCACATTTGAAGTCACACCTGAACCGAAGTCAATACAGATGCAAAGCACAGTGTTCACGCTCAGACTCCTATTAAACTTTTAATCATCCAACACAATTTGGAACTTGTAGAAGTGTTTATATACGTCTTTCAACTTTTAACTATGAGCTCACACCAAATAGCTTCACTGATGCAATAACTACCAGAAAACAGCCTGCTGATTCCGAAGGAATGTTAATAAAGCCCATAAGGGTTTTCCCTTAATCAAACACTACAACTATAGTATAAAtgttaaaagaaatagaatacCCTACCCCGATCCCACTAAGTGGCTCCACTATTTAATTTTCCATGATTCTGATGAAATGAATCACACGATTAGGAAATTGGAGCCACCTATTTAATTAAATAACTGGAAGACTATCATAATTATCTCTCCCTCCACTGCACGtcagaattttctaaaattttcggtgaaaagAATCATGAACATGCTCTGCCAGACTCCCAGCAAACCTCTTATAAATCATAAGTTAGATCTCTTACATTAGAGACTAAAGCATAAGCAACTCAACAAACATCAGCATATGCAAATAAAAGAAGCACAAAGTTCATATGTTAAAATTCAGACCTTTCCCGTCCCTGGAGGACCAAACAGAAGAATACCCTTCCATGGTGATAGAAGACCAGTGAAATACctagagtcaaaagggaaaacaTGCTTCGGTTATTAGATATTAAGATCAAGACAAAGAATTATAAATGcagaaaaattatttgaatcttaaatttCACGAAAATCACATTAGTCGAGCACATCCCGATTCCTGTGCtcccaataaataaataaaatattgggatacaaattttgaaaattcaatgcaTTTTCAGTGCAGCTTGAAATAAGCACCTCTTTTAAGTTTCCCCAAGTAAAACAGCATATTAATTCCTTCAAAACTATGAACAAATTCACAATGATTATAAAGGTTGATATTTATATATCTTTCAGATAGTTTGACTCATTCGGTATCAAATAAGACTTCCGAACGCTAATAGCAAAGAGCTAAAAGCATAAGTCAACCCAAGCAGTACACTCCATT
The sequence above is drawn from the Rhodamnia argentea isolate NSW1041297 chromosome 9, ASM2092103v1, whole genome shotgun sequence genome and encodes:
- the LOC115755982 gene encoding katanin p60 ATPase-containing subunit A-like 2 is translated as MAEEASRGPWSFLFAKKKESQDGHVDDKKAVSNGNHSNGTLDGNGYVKRASDLAIYEQYRGQGGSSLYSNGAPTPQKPLFPPFESPEMLTLAESLTRDIIRGSRDVTWESIKGLENAKRLLKEAVVMPIKYPKYFTGLLSPWKGILLFGPPGTGKTMLAKAIATECNTTFFNISASSVVSKWRGDSEKLIRVLFDLARHHAPSTIFLDEIDAIISHRGEARSEHEASRRLKTELLIQMDGLTRTNELVFVLAATNLPWELDAAMLRRLEKRILVPLPEPEARRAMFEELLPQVPGEEALPYHLLVERTEGYSGSDIRLVSKEAAMQPLRRLMALLEDRQEVVREEELPNVEPIKPEDIEVALKNTRPSAHLHAHLYDKFNDDYGSQILQ